From a region of the Streptomyces venezuelae genome:
- a CDS encoding collagenase produces MLKHRAVRSSLLASAVAVTLLATAGQAATQAAESKAPAAFAGARAVPAPGPTGNPFDEVDRLADAKDSTPAPAPAPGGQNIAGQVPGAATAAAQPADDLQKRGKAVEAAPTAKSVAAGVPCTLDGITGLTPEQFADFLADQAVLADGCLRGLIWTWDARLAPVMSDAHVQAVSRRISGLAAAHDGRNSSHLEEMFTYLHAVAYHDYSRSEIDVTDAPTVDAMRRAIADFGAAARTFDVTPSNARTLREALYAGSAPGLRQHQLGLIKKVLATMDPAHPATHLDAGWAGAALAALSVTYLGVYPGNQDAVFHSAVAADASYRDAFKAFSTYTHLKDTGNAWVVRDALSEYARFGQVEGLRDRVVADLGAMLEPVKAAFGAGSEPWAKIVSWLNFYEACKPYGVCKEDIEKQLFPYTYSYDNGAIKVRTALDRATVDQLYYASKQVKAQYHRVLGTDQPLAGDPNSTLNIVLYASRADYVNYHPILTGYGTNNGGIYIENGATFYTYQRRVPQDSSLTLEELFRHEYTHYLNGRFAVPGFFGQGPWYESDRTTAMDEGTAEFFDGATRDNGIAVRKSLVKSIIGDTAGGGPRMSVEQLLNATYDGDGFRFYSYAGTFFEFLWTEKPTLLREMYTHLRNDDVAAYDAWRYRMGTDTYLQRDYDRFLDAQIAKVDQLYVPNTSFTPNDRLRDAALASVKSSFAAATYNTPDCVENGDPGKRRFTCTGRITANLKNWRNDDQNFKDMSETVDYFILDRAGAASNNLADMNCSFGPVEIWSNKVAGTSGYSCEGPLRS; encoded by the coding sequence GTGCTCAAGCACAGAGCTGTGCGCTCTTCCCTCCTCGCCTCCGCCGTGGCCGTCACCCTCCTCGCCACCGCGGGGCAGGCCGCCACGCAGGCCGCCGAGTCCAAGGCCCCCGCCGCCTTCGCCGGTGCACGAGCCGTTCCCGCCCCCGGCCCCACGGGGAACCCGTTCGACGAGGTCGACCGCCTGGCCGACGCGAAGGACAGCACGCCCGCCCCGGCCCCGGCCCCCGGCGGGCAGAACATCGCCGGGCAGGTCCCCGGGGCCGCCACGGCCGCCGCCCAGCCCGCCGACGACCTGCAGAAGCGCGGCAAGGCGGTCGAGGCGGCCCCCACCGCGAAGAGCGTCGCCGCAGGCGTCCCCTGCACCCTCGACGGGATCACCGGTCTCACCCCGGAGCAGTTCGCCGACTTTCTCGCCGACCAGGCCGTCCTCGCGGACGGATGTCTGCGCGGTCTCATCTGGACCTGGGACGCCCGCCTGGCCCCCGTCATGTCGGACGCGCACGTACAGGCCGTCTCCCGGCGGATATCCGGCCTGGCCGCCGCCCACGACGGCCGTAACTCCTCCCACCTGGAGGAGATGTTCACCTACCTGCACGCGGTGGCCTACCACGACTACTCGCGCTCCGAGATCGACGTCACCGACGCCCCCACCGTCGACGCCATGCGCCGCGCCATCGCCGACTTCGGCGCCGCCGCCCGCACCTTCGACGTGACTCCCTCCAACGCCCGCACCCTGCGCGAGGCCCTCTACGCCGGCAGCGCGCCCGGCCTGCGCCAGCACCAGCTCGGCCTCATCAAGAAGGTCCTGGCCACCATGGACCCGGCGCACCCGGCCACCCACCTCGACGCCGGCTGGGCGGGCGCCGCGCTGGCCGCCCTCTCCGTCACCTACCTGGGCGTCTATCCCGGCAACCAGGACGCCGTCTTCCACTCCGCGGTGGCCGCCGACGCCTCCTACCGCGACGCCTTCAAGGCCTTCTCCACCTACACGCACCTCAAGGACACCGGCAACGCCTGGGTGGTGCGCGACGCGCTGAGCGAGTACGCCCGCTTCGGCCAGGTCGAGGGCCTGCGGGACCGGGTCGTCGCCGACCTCGGCGCGATGCTGGAGCCCGTCAAGGCCGCCTTCGGCGCCGGCAGCGAGCCGTGGGCCAAGATCGTCTCCTGGCTCAACTTCTACGAGGCCTGCAAGCCGTACGGGGTGTGCAAGGAGGACATCGAGAAGCAGCTGTTCCCCTACACCTACTCCTACGACAACGGCGCCATCAAGGTCCGCACCGCCCTGGACCGCGCCACCGTCGACCAGCTGTACTACGCGAGCAAGCAGGTGAAGGCCCAGTACCACCGCGTGCTCGGCACCGACCAGCCGCTCGCGGGCGACCCCAACTCCACGCTGAACATCGTGCTCTACGCCTCCCGCGCGGACTACGTGAACTACCACCCGATCCTGACCGGCTACGGCACCAACAACGGCGGCATCTACATCGAGAACGGCGCCACCTTCTACACCTACCAGCGCCGCGTCCCGCAGGACTCCTCCCTCACCCTTGAGGAGCTCTTCCGCCACGAGTACACGCACTACCTCAACGGCCGCTTCGCCGTCCCCGGCTTCTTCGGCCAGGGCCCCTGGTACGAGAGCGACCGGACGACCGCCATGGACGAGGGAACGGCCGAGTTCTTCGACGGCGCCACCCGCGACAACGGCATCGCCGTCCGCAAGTCCCTCGTCAAGAGCATCATCGGCGACACGGCCGGCGGCGGCCCGCGCATGAGCGTCGAGCAGCTGCTGAACGCCACCTACGACGGCGACGGCTTCCGCTTCTACAGCTACGCGGGCACCTTCTTCGAGTTCCTGTGGACCGAGAAGCCCACGCTGCTGCGCGAGATGTACACGCACCTGCGGAACGACGACGTGGCGGCGTACGACGCCTGGCGCTACCGGATGGGCACGGACACCTACCTCCAGCGCGACTACGACCGCTTCCTGGACGCGCAGATCGCCAAGGTCGACCAGCTCTACGTGCCGAACACCTCCTTCACCCCGAACGACCGGCTGCGGGACGCGGCGCTCGCCTCGGTGAAGTCCTCCTTCGCCGCGGCCACGTACAACACCCCGGACTGCGTGGAGAACGGCGACCCGGGCAAGCGCCGCTTCACCTGTACCGGGCGGATCACCGCGAACCTGAAGAACTGGCGCAACGACGACCAGAACTTCAAGGACATGTCGGAGACGGTCGACTACTTCATCCTCGACCGGGCGGGGGCGGCCTCCAACAACCTCGCCGACATGAACTGTTCCTTCGGGCCGGTGGAGATCTGGAGCAACAAGGTGGCGGGCACCTCCGGTTACAGCTGTGAGGGGCCCCTCCGCAGCTGA
- a CDS encoding NAD(P)/FAD-dependent oxidoreductase codes for MLKRHSLDAVIIGAGVVGAACAYYAARAGLSVAVVDRGPVAGGTTGAGEGNLLVSDKEAGPELDLALLSTRLWTELAAVLPREIEYEPKGGLVVAPDERTVKALRHFAEGQRAAGVDTAEVAADALRDLEPHLAPGLAGGFHYPQDAQVQPAQAAARLLAASGAETYLGEEVTEILLDRGAVRGVRTPRRELLAPAVVNAAGTWGGRIASLAGVTLPVLPRRGFVLVTEPLPRVVRHKVYAADYIADVASGSAALQSSAVVEGTPSGPVLIGATRERVGFDRSLSTEALRRLAAQAAGLFPVLADVRVMRSYHGFRPYLPDHLPAIGPDPRRPGLLHACGHEGAGIGLAPATGLLIAAALTGTEPPLPVHPFRPDRFGAHAEDAEEGPAGVGGGPR; via the coding sequence GTGCTCAAGAGACACTCCCTGGACGCCGTGATCATCGGCGCAGGCGTCGTCGGGGCGGCCTGCGCCTACTACGCGGCCCGCGCCGGACTCTCCGTGGCCGTGGTGGACCGGGGACCCGTCGCGGGCGGCACCACCGGTGCCGGCGAAGGCAATCTGCTCGTCTCCGACAAGGAGGCCGGACCCGAACTCGACCTCGCCCTGCTGTCCACCCGCCTGTGGACCGAACTCGCCGCGGTCCTCCCGCGGGAGATCGAGTACGAGCCCAAGGGCGGGCTCGTCGTCGCCCCTGACGAGCGGACCGTCAAGGCCCTGCGGCACTTCGCGGAGGGCCAGCGCGCGGCGGGCGTCGACACGGCCGAGGTGGCGGCCGACGCCCTGCGCGACCTGGAGCCGCATCTGGCCCCGGGCCTGGCGGGCGGCTTCCACTACCCGCAGGACGCCCAGGTCCAGCCCGCCCAGGCGGCGGCCCGGCTCCTGGCCGCCTCGGGAGCCGAGACGTACCTCGGTGAGGAGGTGACGGAGATCCTGCTGGACCGGGGCGCCGTACGCGGGGTGCGCACGCCGCGCCGTGAACTCCTCGCCCCGGCCGTGGTGAACGCGGCCGGCACCTGGGGCGGCCGCATCGCCTCGCTGGCCGGGGTCACCCTGCCCGTCCTCCCGCGCCGCGGCTTCGTCCTGGTGACCGAACCGCTGCCCAGGGTGGTCCGGCACAAGGTCTACGCCGCCGACTACATCGCGGACGTCGCCAGCGGCTCCGCCGCCCTGCAGTCCTCGGCGGTCGTCGAGGGCACCCCGTCCGGCCCGGTCCTGATCGGCGCCACCCGGGAGCGGGTCGGCTTCGACCGGAGCCTGTCCACGGAGGCCCTGCGCCGACTGGCCGCCCAGGCGGCGGGGCTCTTCCCCGTCCTGGCCGACGTCCGGGTGATGCGCAGCTACCACGGCTTCCGCCCCTACCTGCCCGACCACCTCCCGGCGATCGGCCCGGACCCGCGGCGCCCCGGGCTGCTGCACGCCTGCGGCCACGAGGGCGCCGGCATCGGCCTGGCCCCCGCCACGGGGCTGCTGATCGCCGCCGCCCTGACGGGAACCGAACCCCCGCTCCCGGTCCACCCGTTCCGCCCGGACCGCTTCGGGGCGCACGCGGAAGACGCCGAAGAGGGCCCGGCGGGCGTCGGCGGCGGGCCGCGGTGA
- a CDS encoding (2Fe-2S)-binding protein, giving the protein MRSPRSLVGGSPASCFTVDFDGRELPAQEGQSVAAVLWGAGILAWRTTREGGAPRGAFCGIGSCYDCLVTVNGTPNQRACLVPARPGDSVTTQEGTGRAELAV; this is encoded by the coding sequence ATGCGCAGCCCCCGCTCACTCGTAGGCGGCAGTCCGGCGTCCTGCTTCACGGTCGACTTCGACGGCCGGGAACTGCCCGCGCAGGAGGGGCAGAGCGTCGCCGCCGTGCTCTGGGGCGCCGGCATCCTCGCCTGGCGCACCACCCGGGAGGGCGGCGCCCCGCGCGGCGCGTTCTGCGGGATCGGCAGCTGCTACGACTGCCTCGTCACCGTCAACGGCACCCCGAACCAGCGCGCCTGCCTGGTCCCGGCCCGGCCGGGGGACTCCGTCACCACCCAGGAGGGGACCGGCCGTGCCGAACTCGCCGTCTGA
- a CDS encoding NAD(P)/FAD-dependent oxidoreductase produces the protein MDPVDLAVVGAGPAGLAAAVTAAGLGLRVTLLDAGDRPGGQFYRHPAPGLGAARPEALHHGWPQFAAREAALRAHESAGRIACLTGHHVWSVLPHEGAWTLHAVAGHAPEERPAVVTARAVLIATGAYERQLPFPGWTLPGVVGAGGAQAMLKGGLVLPGKRVVVAGSGPLLLAVAGSLAAAGATVPAVVEAAAYTAYTGQVPALLRNPGKIVEAAGYGGALARHRVRLLTRHAVTEAHGTDRVEAVTVARLDRDWRPLPGTARRIPCDALAVGHGLVPQLELATGLGCETRPSPDGTVALVLDAEQRTSVPGIWSAGETGGIGGAQLAMAEGELAAHSVAGALPPARLVRRRARLRAFAGAMAAAHRPGGGWTGWLRDDAVVCRCEEVPAGRIREAAGELGARDARTVKLLTRAGMGWCQGRMCGPAVAALAGEEPAPDRRPLSCPVPLRHLAELPPAEH, from the coding sequence GTGGACCCGGTCGACCTGGCCGTCGTCGGGGCCGGGCCGGCCGGGCTGGCCGCGGCCGTCACCGCCGCCGGGCTCGGGCTGCGGGTCACGCTCCTCGACGCGGGCGACCGCCCCGGCGGGCAGTTCTACCGCCACCCGGCCCCCGGGCTGGGAGCGGCCCGCCCCGAGGCGCTCCACCACGGCTGGCCGCAGTTCGCCGCCCGTGAAGCCGCCCTGCGCGCCCACGAGTCGGCCGGCCGGATCGCCTGCCTCACGGGCCACCACGTCTGGTCGGTGCTCCCGCACGAGGGCGCCTGGACGCTGCACGCCGTCGCCGGCCACGCCCCCGAGGAGCGGCCCGCCGTCGTCACGGCGCGGGCCGTGCTCATCGCCACCGGAGCCTACGAGCGCCAACTCCCCTTCCCCGGCTGGACCCTGCCGGGAGTGGTCGGGGCCGGTGGGGCGCAGGCCATGCTCAAGGGCGGGCTGGTCCTGCCGGGCAAGCGGGTCGTCGTCGCCGGAAGCGGGCCGCTGCTGCTGGCCGTGGCCGGGTCGCTCGCCGCTGCCGGAGCCACCGTGCCCGCCGTGGTGGAGGCCGCCGCCTACACCGCGTACACGGGCCAGGTCCCCGCCCTGCTGCGCAACCCCGGCAAGATCGTCGAGGCCGCCGGCTACGGCGGGGCGCTGGCCCGCCACCGGGTCCGGCTCCTCACCCGGCACGCCGTCACCGAGGCGCACGGCACCGACCGGGTCGAGGCCGTCACCGTGGCCCGGCTCGACCGCGACTGGCGGCCGCTGCCCGGCACCGCCCGCCGGATCCCCTGCGACGCCCTCGCCGTCGGGCACGGGCTGGTGCCCCAGCTGGAACTCGCCACCGGCCTCGGGTGCGAGACCCGTCCGTCCCCCGACGGCACCGTCGCGCTCGTCCTCGACGCCGAGCAGCGGACCTCCGTCCCCGGCATCTGGTCGGCGGGCGAGACCGGCGGCATCGGCGGTGCCCAACTGGCCATGGCCGAGGGGGAGCTGGCCGCGCACTCCGTCGCGGGGGCGCTGCCCCCGGCCCGGCTCGTCCGCCGCCGCGCCCGGCTGCGCGCCTTCGCCGGGGCGATGGCCGCCGCCCACCGCCCCGGCGGGGGCTGGACCGGCTGGCTCCGGGACGACGCCGTCGTCTGCCGGTGCGAGGAGGTACCGGCCGGGCGGATCCGGGAAGCCGCCGGGGAGCTCGGCGCGCGGGACGCCCGTACGGTCAAGCTCCTCACCCGCGCCGGCATGGGCTGGTGCCAGGGCCGGATGTGCGGCCCGGCCGTCGCGGCCCTGGCCGGGGAGGAGCCCGCCCCCGACCGGCGGCCGCTGTCCTGTCCGGTTCCGCTGCGCCACCTCGCCGAACTTCCGCCCGCCGAGCACTGA
- a CDS encoding dihydrodipicolinate synthase family protein → MTHAHTPAPRTRPWHGIMVATALPLREDLGVDHDAYAEHVAWLIENGCDGVVPNGSLGEYQTLTDEERARVVRTAVEAAGDGDRVMPGVAAYGSAEARRWAEQAAEAGAGSVLLLPPNAFRADEDAVRAHYAEVARAGLPVVAYNNPIDTKVDLTPDLLARLYADGSIVAVKEFSGDVRRAYEIAELAPGLDLLIGADDVLLELALAGAVGWIAGYPNALPKSCATLYRAAVAGDLETALPLYKSLHPLLRWDSKTEFVQAIKLSMDLAGRPGGATRPPRFPLTGETEAAVRAATEKALAEGLN, encoded by the coding sequence ATGACCCACGCGCACACCCCCGCGCCCCGCACCCGCCCCTGGCACGGAATCATGGTCGCCACCGCGCTCCCGCTGCGCGAGGACCTCGGCGTCGACCACGACGCGTACGCCGAGCACGTGGCCTGGCTGATCGAGAACGGCTGCGACGGCGTGGTCCCCAACGGCTCCCTCGGGGAGTACCAGACCCTCACCGACGAGGAGCGGGCACGCGTCGTGCGAACCGCGGTCGAGGCGGCGGGCGACGGCGACCGCGTGATGCCCGGCGTCGCCGCCTACGGCAGCGCCGAGGCCCGCCGCTGGGCCGAGCAGGCCGCCGAGGCCGGAGCCGGCTCCGTGCTCCTGCTGCCCCCCAACGCCTTCCGGGCCGACGAGGACGCCGTACGCGCCCACTACGCCGAGGTCGCCCGCGCCGGGCTGCCCGTCGTCGCGTACAACAACCCCATCGACACCAAGGTGGACCTGACCCCGGACCTGCTCGCCCGGCTGTACGCCGACGGATCCATCGTCGCCGTCAAGGAGTTCAGCGGGGACGTGCGCCGGGCCTACGAGATCGCCGAACTCGCCCCCGGCCTCGACCTGCTCATCGGCGCCGACGACGTCCTCCTCGAACTCGCCCTCGCGGGCGCCGTCGGCTGGATCGCCGGCTACCCCAACGCGCTGCCGAAGTCCTGCGCCACCCTCTACCGGGCCGCGGTCGCCGGGGACCTGGAGACCGCCCTGCCGCTCTACAAGTCCCTGCACCCGCTCCTGCGCTGGGACTCCAAGACCGAGTTCGTCCAGGCCATCAAGCTCTCCATGGACCTGGCCGGGCGCCCCGGCGGCGCCACCCGCCCGCCGCGGTTCCCGCTCACCGGCGAGACCGAGGCCGCCGTCCGCGCCGCCACCGAGAAGGCCCTCGCCGAGGGCCTCAACTAG